The genomic window CAGTTCCTTATCCGAAAATTTTCTCCCAAAGCTCGACTAGAAAGAACTTCACCTTTACAGGCTGTTCATCTTCTTCCGTATAGACAGGTGGTGTCTTCTCTTCTTTCTCTTGCTTGTTATCGGCAGCTGCCGCAGTTTCTTTCGTTCCCTCTTCTTCAAATCCATCACTTACCGCTACCCCATTTGAGAAATCGAGAAAGCATAGCGGCGGGAATAATACACACCACCAGTTAGCCCCTTGCGCGTCACCAAGTGAAATCAAGATTGCTTCATACTCACCTGCTGGATAAAGGAATTGCCCGTAAAGCTTCGTTGGAAAGTCTACCTTGCTGAAGTTAACCTTCACCTCTTGTTCCGATTGGCTTTCTGCTACTACTTGTTCTGCAATTTCTTGAATTTCCGGCAGCTTGGATTGAAGTAAATTTCTTGCCTCATCAATAGAGGTTAACTCTTCTACCCAATTAGTAATTTCGGCATTTACCGCATCTCTCACCTGGCGTTTCAGTACTTGATCTGCTTCTCTATCACTATTTGCTAGAATTCTAAGACGGATCGCTTCATTTGGAATGACGAGCTGATCTTCCGCCAATGTTTCATTTTGTGGTATATATAAACTTAAAATAGTTCCTAAACATAAGATAATTATATATAATTTTACCGCTGTTTTTGTTTTCATATTCTTCACGCCCCTTCACTAACTCATTGTGGTCAAGGAGGCAGAATCTTAAACTAGTAAAATTAAAAAATTCTATCTTCACCTGTAATAGAAAAAACGAATTTCTGCAAAGTTTAGCGCCTAAAAAAAAGAATAATTGAATAGGAATAACCCTTAGAGATTTTCTAAGGGCTATTGGGATGGCGATATTCTCTTTGATTGAACAAAACTCTCATTATGAGGGCATCCTATTTCCTAAAAACCAATCTCCGCAAACACCATTCGGTCCTTCCCATTTATATCAAAAACCATCTCAACTTTCGCCTGTGGAAAGGCTTGCCTCAGCAGACTGACAACAGCTTCACTTTGACCTGCCCCTACTTCAAAACCAATTAGCGCCTGTTCGCGGACTACAAGCGGAAGCTCCTCCGCTAGCCTTTTATAAATATTCAAACCATCAACTCCAGCAAAAAGTGCTCGGTGCGGCTCATGCTCAGTCACAACTTCTGACATCCATTCAATATCCCCATCCGGAATATACGGAGGATTGGAAAGAACAATATCAAACCTCTCGCCGCTATCAATAAAAGGCTTCAGTAGATCGCCTTGGATAAACCGAACGTCAGCACCAAGATGACGCGCATTTTCCCCCGCTAAAAGCAGAGTTGGTCCATAAATATCTGTCGCGGTTACAGCTAAATCAGGGTTCTCCAGCTTCAACGTGACAGCAATGGCCCCGCTCCCCGTCCCAATATCCGCCAATTTAAGGCCTTCCCGATTTCCAAAAAGCTTCCCGACCCTCTGTAGCGTATGATAAACCAGCTCCTCCGTTTCGGGACGAGGAATGAGAACATCCTCATTCACTTTAAAATCCCGCCCATAAAAGGATTCGGAGCCAATAATATACTGAACTGGCTTACCTTCACTATGAAGAAGCACCGCCTTCTTAAAATCCTCGAAAACCTGCGCCTCAAGCTCTTCTCGCAGGCTAGCTAAAAATATTGACCGGTCCATTCTCATATAATGCTGCAATAGTATTTCTCCCGCATTGTCATCTCGATTTTTTTCTTTTAAAAAAGAAGAAGCCCACTGGAGGGCTTCATAGACTTTCTTAGCTTGATTACTCATTGGATGCACTTTCCAGCTTTGCCGATTGTTCTTCAACGATTAACGCATCAATCACTTCATCCATTTTCCCTGAAAGAATTTGATCAAGC from Bacillus sp. DTU_2020_1000418_1_SI_GHA_SEK_038 includes these protein-coding regions:
- the prmC gene encoding peptide chain release factor N(5)-glutamine methyltransferase encodes the protein MSNQAKKVYEALQWASSFLKEKNRDDNAGEILLQHYMRMDRSIFLASLREELEAQVFEDFKKAVLLHSEGKPVQYIIGSESFYGRDFKVNEDVLIPRPETEELVYHTLQRVGKLFGNREGLKLADIGTGSGAIAVTLKLENPDLAVTATDIYGPTLLLAGENARHLGADVRFIQGDLLKPFIDSGERFDIVLSNPPYIPDGDIEWMSEVVTEHEPHRALFAGVDGLNIYKRLAEELPLVVREQALIGFEVGAGQSEAVVSLLRQAFPQAKVEMVFDINGKDRMVFAEIGF
- the spoIIR gene encoding stage II sporulation protein R encodes the protein MKTKTAVKLYIIILCLGTILSLYIPQNETLAEDQLVIPNEAIRLRILANSDREADQVLKRQVRDAVNAEITNWVEELTSIDEARNLLQSKLPEIQEIAEQVVAESQSEQEVKVNFSKVDFPTKLYGQFLYPAGEYEAILISLGDAQGANWWCVLFPPLCFLDFSNGVAVSDGFEEEGTKETAAAADNKQEKEEKTPPVYTEEDEQPVKVKFFLVELWEKIFG